The Vibrio gazogenes DNA segment CAATCAACAATAAAACCCGGCTATTATGCGCAGCCACAAACGTTACCTGACCGACAATCCCGTTTTCATTAATGACGGGTTGACCTTCATAGACACCATCAGTGCGGCCTTTATCAATGACAACTTGGTGGGTATAAGGTGAGGTATCGACAGCCATCACTTCCGTGACCATCTTGCGCTCATCCCGGACGAAAGAAGATCCCAGTAGCTTTCTTAAGCGCTGATTTTCCTCTTTATACTGATTGAACAAAATCAAATCACTTCTGAGCGTCAACACTTCTTGTTTCAGGCGTTGATTCGATTTCAATAGCGTCCGATGACTCTGCATTCGCTCATAAAAACCATCAAATAAAACCCGTGGCAGGTCAGCAGCATACTGAATGGGTGCAACAAAACTGTTGAGGAAATAACGTACGTGAGAAAAAGTATTTAAACGACTATCAGCCAGCATAAGACTGGCTGATAAAACAACGGCAAAAAATAGACGTAGCGAAAGAGATGGACCTCGCCCAAAAATTGGCTTCATGATGACAATCCCGTTTTGCAGCGTCTCTTCATCTCAAACAATGACACAAAGATGGCACTACTCTTCACTAAATAAATCACCGCCATGCATGTCGATCATTTCTAGTGCTTTACCACCACCTCGGGCGACACATGTCAGTGGATCATCGGCGACGACAACAGGGATTCCCGTTTCTTCCGTCAGCAGACGATCAATATCTTTCAGCAGTGCACCACCACCTGTCAGCACCATTCCGTTTTCAGAAATATCGGATGCTAGTTCCGGTGGACATTGCTCTAATGCAATCATCACGGCGGAGACAATCCCCGTGAGCGGCTCCTGAAGGGCTTCCAGAATCTCATTCGAGTTCAGCGTAAAACTACGCGGTACACCTTCGGCTAAGTTACGACCACGAACTTCGATTTCCCGGACATCATCACCCGGATAAGCGGTCCCGATTTCATGTTTAATTTTTTCAGCCGTCGCTTCACCAATCAAACTGCCGTAGTTCCGGCGTACATAATTGATAATGGCTTCATCAAATCGGTCACCGCCAATCCGTACTGAAGATGAATACACGACACCATTCAGAGAGATAACCGCAACTTCGGTCGTACCACCACCGATATCAACAACCATTGAACCGGTCGGTTCTGACACTCGAAGTCCTGCACCGATGGCCGCAGCCATAGGTTCATCAATCAAATAGACTTCCCGGGCACCGGCGCCTTCTGCCGACTCTTTGATCGCACGCCGTTCAACCTGAGTTGAACCACAAGGAACACAGATCAACACCCGAGGACTCGGTTTAAGAAAACTATTGTCATGGACTTGTTTGATAAAAGTTTGCAACATTTTCTCAGTGACGTAAAAATCAGCGATTACACCATCTTTCATGGGGCGGATCGCTGAAATATTTCCCGGAGTTCGTCCCAGCATTTGTTTCGCCGCATGTCCGACGGCAGCGACACTACGACCACCACGCCCTTTATCTTGGCGAATTGCGACAACGGAAGGCTCATCAAGAACAATACCTTGTCCTTTAACGTATATAAGCGTGTTGGCAGTCCCTAAATCAATCGATAAGTCGTTTGAAAACATGCCACGAAGTTTCTTAAACATATTCTTCGTTCATCCTGCAAGAAAATTGAAGATTAAAATTCCGTTAAATGTACCAATGCCTTGCTGTCACAGCAAGATATAGACACAGAAACATGGACAGAAACACGCAATTTCTAACAGATTTCTTACTCAAGGCTAAGATTCCGTCTGAAATAGCACCGAATCTTAGCCAATTCTGTCAGCGCTGAGCGGGTTTCGTTTTCCAGCGTTTCCGTTTCCCCGGTTTAACATTTGTT contains these protein-coding regions:
- the mreC gene encoding rod shape-determining protein MreC, producing MKPIFGRGPSLSLRLFFAVVLSASLMLADSRLNTFSHVRYFLNSFVAPIQYAADLPRVLFDGFYERMQSHRTLLKSNQRLKQEVLTLRSDLILFNQYKEENQRLRKLLGSSFVRDERKMVTEVMAVDTSPYTHQVVIDKGRTDGVYEGQPVINENGIVGQVTFVAAHNSRVLLLIDANSAIPVQDLRNDIRVIASGNGQSEYIQLEHIPSSTDIEVGDLLASSGLGGIYPEGYPVARVSKVDKDTRREFAVIEATPVVDFDRLRYLLLVWPNEDRQQNARQSLMDTLNKEGQRGQ
- a CDS encoding rod shape-determining protein, giving the protein MFKKLRGMFSNDLSIDLGTANTLIYVKGQGIVLDEPSVVAIRQDKGRGGRSVAAVGHAAKQMLGRTPGNISAIRPMKDGVIADFYVTEKMLQTFIKQVHDNSFLKPSPRVLICVPCGSTQVERRAIKESAEGAGAREVYLIDEPMAAAIGAGLRVSEPTGSMVVDIGGGTTEVAVISLNGVVYSSSVRIGGDRFDEAIINYVRRNYGSLIGEATAEKIKHEIGTAYPGDDVREIEVRGRNLAEGVPRSFTLNSNEILEALQEPLTGIVSAVMIALEQCPPELASDISENGMVLTGGGALLKDIDRLLTEETGIPVVVADDPLTCVARGGGKALEMIDMHGGDLFSEE